A region from the Xenopus laevis strain J_2021 chromosome 4S, Xenopus_laevis_v10.1, whole genome shotgun sequence genome encodes:
- the wnt5a.S gene encoding protein Wnt-5a precursor (The RefSeq protein has 1 substitution compared to this genomic sequence) — MRKNLWTFQFGGEASGLVGSAMVSQHFVVLLMSLYCLTQSVVESSSWWSLGMNPVQMPEVYIIGAQPLCSQLSGLSQGQKKLCQLYQDHMQFIGDGAKTGIKECQYQFRHRRWNCSTVDNTSVFGRVMQIGSRETAFTYAISAAGVVNAVSRACREGELSTCGCSRAARPKDLPRDWLWGGCGDNLDYGYRFAKEFVDAREREKIHQKGSYESSRIMMNLHNNEAGRRAVSTLADVACKCHGVSGSCSLKTCWLQLADFRKVGDHLKEKYDSAGAMKLNTRGKLVQVNNKFNSPTMNDLVYIDPSPDYCVHNESTGSLGTQGRLCNKTSEGMDGCELMCCGRGYDQFKTVQTERCHCKFHWCCYVKCKKCTEVVDQFACK; from the exons AATCTGTGGACATTTCAGTTTGGAGGAGAAGCTTCTGGGCTGGTGGGCAGTGCAATGGTCTCTCAGCACTTTGTGGTTCTGCTCATGTCTCTCTATTGTCTGACCCAGTCTGTGGTGGAGAGCAGCTCCTGGTG GTCGTTAGGCATGAACCCGGTGCAGATGCCGGAGGTTTATATCATCGGGGCTCAGCCGCTGTGCAGCCAACTGTCTGGGCTATCGCAGGGTCAGAAGAAGCTCTGCCAACTGTACCAGGACCACATGCAGTTTATTGGAGACGGGGCCAAGACTGGGATCAAGGAGTGTCAGTACCAGTTCAGGCACCGGAGGTGGAACTGCAGTACCGTGGATAACACCTCAGTGTTTGGGAGAGTCATGCAGATAG GTAGCAGGGAGACCGCCTTTACTTACGCCATCAGCGCTGCAGGAGTAGTGAACGCAGTGAGTCGCGCCTGCCGAGAGGGGGAGCTCTCTACTTGTGGCTGCAGCAGAGCCGCCCGACCCAAGGACCTGCCCCGGGACTGGCTATGGGGCGGCTGTGGCGACAACCTGGATTATGGCTACAGGTTTGCCAAGGAGTTTGTCGATGCCCGGGAAAGGGAGAAGATTTACCAGAAAGGATCATATGAGAGTTCAAGGATTATGATGAATCTCCACAATAATGAGGCCGGAAGGAGG GCAGTAAGTACCTTGGCTGATGTCGCCTGCAAGTGCCATGGAGTCTCCGGTTCTTGTAGCCTTAAAACTTGTTGGCTTCAGCTGGCGGACTTCCGCAAGGTAGGggaccacttaaaggagaaatacgaCAGCGCGGGAGCCATGAAGCTGAACACTAGAGGAAAGCTAGTGCAAGTCAACAATAAGTTTAACTCACCCACAATGAATGATCTGGTTTACATCGACCCCAGCCCGGATTACTGTGTGCACAATGAAAGTACTGGATCCTTGGGGACCCAGGGCAGGCTATGCAATAAAACGTCCGAGGGGATGGATGGATGTGAGCTCATGTGCTGTGGAAGGGGCTACGACCAGTTCAAAACGGTACAGACTGAGAGGTGTCACTGCAAATTCCACTGGTGCTGCTACgtcaaatgcaaaaaatgcacCGAAGTCGTTGACCAGTTTGCATGCAAGTAG
- the wnt5a.S gene encoding protein Wnt-5a isoform X1, which yields MVSQHFVVLLMSLYCLTQSVVESSSWWSLGMNPVQMPEVYIIGAQPLCSQLSGLSQGQKKLCQLYQDHMQFIGDGAKTGIKECQYQFRHRRWNCSTVDNTSVFGRVMQIGSRETAFTYAISAAGVVNAVSRACREGELSTCGCSRAARPKDLPRDWLWGGCGDNLDYGYRFAKEFVDAREREKIYQKGSYESSRIMMNLHNNEAGRRAVSTLADVACKCHGVSGSCSLKTCWLQLADFRKVGDHLKEKYDSAGAMKLNTRGKLVQVNNKFNSPTMNDLVYIDPSPDYCVHNESTGSLGTQGRLCNKTSEGMDGCELMCCGRGYDQFKTVQTERCHCKFHWCCYVKCKKCTEVVDQFACK from the exons ATGGTCTCTCAGCACTTTGTGGTTCTGCTCATGTCTCTCTATTGTCTGACCCAGTCTGTGGTGGAGAGCAGCTCCTGGTG GTCGTTAGGCATGAACCCGGTGCAGATGCCGGAGGTTTATATCATCGGGGCTCAGCCGCTGTGCAGCCAACTGTCTGGGCTATCGCAGGGTCAGAAGAAGCTCTGCCAACTGTACCAGGACCACATGCAGTTTATTGGAGACGGGGCCAAGACTGGGATCAAGGAGTGTCAGTACCAGTTCAGGCACCGGAGGTGGAACTGCAGTACCGTGGATAACACCTCAGTGTTTGGGAGAGTCATGCAGATAG GTAGCAGGGAGACCGCCTTTACTTACGCCATCAGCGCTGCAGGAGTAGTGAACGCAGTGAGTCGCGCCTGCCGAGAGGGGGAGCTCTCTACTTGTGGCTGCAGCAGAGCCGCCCGACCCAAGGACCTGCCCCGGGACTGGCTATGGGGCGGCTGTGGCGACAACCTGGATTATGGCTACAGGTTTGCCAAGGAGTTTGTCGATGCCCGGGAAAGGGAGAAGATTTACCAGAAAGGATCATATGAGAGTTCAAGGATTATGATGAATCTCCACAATAATGAGGCCGGAAGGAGG GCAGTAAGTACCTTGGCTGATGTCGCCTGCAAGTGCCATGGAGTCTCCGGTTCTTGTAGCCTTAAAACTTGTTGGCTTCAGCTGGCGGACTTCCGCAAGGTAGGggaccacttaaaggagaaatacgaCAGCGCGGGAGCCATGAAGCTGAACACTAGAGGAAAGCTAGTGCAAGTCAACAATAAGTTTAACTCACCCACAATGAATGATCTGGTTTACATCGACCCCAGCCCGGATTACTGTGTGCACAATGAAAGTACTGGATCCTTGGGGACCCAGGGCAGGCTATGCAATAAAACGTCCGAGGGGATGGATGGATGTGAGCTCATGTGCTGTGGAAGGGGCTACGACCAGTTCAAAACGGTACAGACTGAGAGGTGTCACTGCAAATTCCACTGGTGCTGCTACgtcaaatgcaaaaaatgcacCGAAGTCGTTGACCAGTTTGCATGCAAGTAG